A part of Desulfovibrio legallii genomic DNA contains:
- the murJ gene encoding murein biosynthesis integral membrane protein MurJ, which yields MSRLGAQQRMGAAAILLAVASILSRLMGLVRDKVISWQFGAGGESDMYFAAFVVPDIINYLLAGGFMSITIIPLFTRRLSEDEEDAWRFFSCVFCWMTAAAVALTLAGMTAARPLARLVAPGFDPEQVERLAFFMRIVLPAQIFFLCGACFTALLFVRRQFRVPALAPLIYNLCIISGGLLAPQLARLDLLRALFSPAALAQLGGMTGFCAGATLGAFIGAFLLPLRVAREDGLHLHMRWRHPLLGRFLLTALPLMLGQTVIMLDEQFLRVFGSLAGDGVVSLLSYARRISQVPVGLMGQTAAVASYPFLVNLLAAGDVAGFDNTLRKALRAGLMLIIPCALCIAALAWPVLTVIFQGGRFGPEETLAALPLTRLMLTATPFWLIYAILVRGYYAQGDTLTPAVSGTAMTLLCLPLYRYWAVPHGGLGIAALSCISVSLYVLLLMGIWTRRKGRNAFSGLLGLTLRMLACSLPAAGAAWFCADAVQNRVPLHPFLAACAALAAGGLAFALVFLPLAWRAAPGAVENIRARLRRRSQG from the coding sequence ATGAGCCGTCTGGGCGCGCAGCAACGCATGGGCGCGGCGGCCATTCTTCTGGCCGTGGCCAGCATTCTTTCCCGGCTTATGGGCCTGGTGCGGGACAAGGTCATCTCCTGGCAGTTCGGCGCAGGCGGCGAATCGGACATGTACTTCGCCGCCTTTGTGGTGCCGGACATCATCAACTACCTGCTGGCCGGCGGGTTCATGTCCATCACCATCATCCCCCTGTTCACACGCCGTCTGAGCGAAGACGAAGAGGACGCTTGGCGCTTTTTCTCCTGTGTCTTCTGCTGGATGACTGCCGCCGCCGTGGCGCTGACCCTGGCGGGCATGACCGCCGCCCGCCCCCTGGCGCGTCTGGTGGCCCCGGGCTTTGACCCGGAGCAGGTGGAGCGCCTGGCCTTTTTTATGCGCATTGTCTTGCCTGCCCAGATCTTTTTCCTCTGTGGGGCCTGCTTCACGGCCCTGCTCTTTGTACGGCGGCAGTTCCGCGTGCCGGCCCTGGCCCCGCTCATCTACAACCTCTGCATTATCAGCGGCGGGTTGCTGGCGCCGCAACTGGCCCGGCTGGATCTGCTGCGCGCCCTGTTTTCGCCCGCCGCGCTGGCCCAGCTGGGCGGCATGACGGGTTTTTGCGCCGGAGCTACCCTGGGCGCCTTTATCGGCGCATTTCTGCTGCCCCTGCGCGTCGCCAGGGAAGACGGCCTGCACCTGCATATGCGCTGGCGACATCCGCTTCTGGGGCGCTTTCTGCTCACGGCCCTGCCCCTCATGCTGGGCCAGACCGTCATCATGCTGGACGAGCAGTTCCTGCGCGTGTTCGGCAGCCTGGCCGGCGACGGCGTGGTAAGCCTGCTGAGCTACGCCCGACGCATTTCCCAGGTGCCCGTAGGGCTCATGGGACAGACGGCGGCCGTGGCCTCGTATCCCTTTTTGGTCAACCTCCTGGCCGCCGGCGATGTGGCCGGCTTTGACAACACGCTGCGCAAGGCCCTGCGCGCCGGTCTGATGCTGATCATCCCCTGCGCCCTGTGCATCGCGGCCCTGGCCTGGCCCGTCCTGACCGTGATTTTTCAGGGCGGACGCTTCGGCCCGGAAGAAACCCTGGCCGCCCTGCCCCTGACCAGGCTCATGCTCACGGCCACGCCCTTCTGGCTCATCTATGCCATTCTGGTACGCGGCTACTACGCCCAGGGCGACACCCTCACCCCCGCCGTCAGCGGCACGGCCATGACCCTGCTCTGCCTGCCCCTCTATCGTTACTGGGCCGTACCCCACGGCGGCCTGGGCATAGCCGCGCTTTCCTGCATCAGCGTCAGCCTCTATGTGCTGCTGCTCATGGGCATCTGGACGCGCCGTAAAGGACGCAACGCCTTCAGCGGGCTTCTGGGCCTGACCCTGCGCATGCTGGCCTGCTCCCTGCCTGCCGCCGGGGCCGCATGGTTCTGCGCCGACGCCGTGCAAAACCGCGTGCCCCTCCATCCTTTCCTGGCCGCCTGCGCGGCTTTGGCCGCCGGGGGCCTGGCCTTTGCCCTGGTCTTCCTGCCCCTGGCCTGGCGCGCCGCGCCCGGCGCCGTGGAAAATATCCGCGCCCGCCTGCGCCGCCGCAGCCAGGGCTGA
- a CDS encoding ribonuclease R family protein, translated as MKKNPSNRGLPAALPHAAQLEQTFAAQARPMRLDDLLRVLRLPRRSKKNLLDLLENLADQGRLIRLPGGLWAQPQSLRTVIGRFSALRNGGGLVSPQRDPANGRVPSEIYIPPEATAGAWHQDTVRAALTPGNARGGTGRVLEVLERGLKEVPAHVRWRTGSRLLCSPADARLPVEFSVELPPDAAPPATGALVLLAPLEPLAADLWAARLLGDYGQEDTVDVQEALVKINHQAPRDFPPAALDEAAALPSGPTAQDLEGREDLRGLPMVTIDGADARDFDDAVQVSPRPGGGWLLRVAIADVSHYVRPRGRGAVGALDAEALARGNSWYFPRSVEPMLPPALCDGLCSLRPGEDRLAVLAEIPFTAAGAPGQARFALAVMRSAARLTYDQVKACLLDKDVDARAALAAQPRGQEVLDMLETAFQLFAVLRAAREARGSLDFDLPEADSRQDAAGRVVWLGHRQRHNAHRLIEEFMIAANEAVARHLRDAGLPFLYRVHPQPDPERLESLFDTLTAAGLPLPPQPAATALQGILRAAHGTEQEFLVNRLCLRAMPQARYQPINEGHFGLASAAYCHFTSPIRRYADLLVHRALKYALGHDVGRLPAGQKLLRIGDQLNRSERAALACEREMERRLGCLALLPRVGEHFSGVVAGLNEHALFVELGQMPVEGMIRVEDLGGDWYQFDARRMALVGEHSGALWRMGQQVDVALTEVNLGRLEIRLLPLALPKGVTMRRGRSRPQGRDARRGPAGRTVRTGKPRSDKPRNGKTPADKTARRKTASDTSARNARTPTPTRRSRTRKSS; from the coding sequence ATGAAAAAAAACCCCTCCAACCGCGGTCTTCCGGCAGCCCTGCCCCACGCCGCACAACTGGAGCAGACCTTTGCTGCCCAGGCCCGGCCCATGCGCCTGGACGATTTGCTGCGCGTGCTGCGCCTGCCCCGTCGCTCCAAAAAAAATCTGCTTGACCTGCTGGAAAACCTGGCCGACCAGGGCCGGCTGATCCGCCTGCCCGGCGGCCTCTGGGCGCAGCCCCAAAGCCTGCGCACCGTGATTGGCCGCTTCAGCGCCCTGCGTAACGGCGGCGGCCTGGTCAGCCCGCAGCGCGACCCTGCCAACGGCCGTGTGCCGTCTGAAATTTACATCCCCCCCGAAGCCACAGCCGGGGCCTGGCATCAGGATACGGTGCGCGCGGCGCTCACCCCCGGCAACGCGCGCGGGGGCACGGGGCGCGTGCTGGAAGTGCTGGAACGCGGCCTGAAGGAAGTGCCCGCCCACGTGCGCTGGCGCACGGGCAGCCGTCTGCTCTGCAGTCCGGCCGACGCCCGCCTGCCTGTAGAATTCAGCGTGGAGCTGCCGCCGGACGCCGCCCCCCCTGCCACGGGCGCCCTGGTTCTGCTGGCCCCGCTGGAGCCGCTCGCCGCCGACCTCTGGGCCGCGCGACTTTTGGGCGATTATGGACAGGAAGACACCGTGGACGTGCAGGAGGCCTTGGTCAAGATCAACCATCAGGCCCCGCGGGACTTTCCGCCCGCCGCCCTGGACGAGGCCGCCGCCCTGCCGAGTGGCCCCACAGCGCAGGATCTGGAAGGGCGTGAAGACCTGCGCGGCCTGCCCATGGTCACCATTGACGGCGCGGACGCCCGCGACTTTGACGACGCCGTGCAGGTGTCTCCCCGCCCCGGCGGCGGCTGGCTGCTGCGCGTGGCCATTGCCGACGTGAGCCATTATGTGCGCCCGCGCGGACGGGGCGCGGTCGGCGCTCTGGACGCCGAGGCCCTGGCGCGGGGCAATTCATGGTACTTTCCCCGGTCGGTGGAACCCATGCTGCCCCCGGCCCTCTGCGACGGCCTGTGCAGCCTGCGCCCCGGCGAGGACCGTTTGGCCGTGCTGGCCGAAATTCCCTTTACCGCTGCCGGCGCACCGGGTCAGGCCCGCTTTGCCCTGGCGGTCATGCGTTCCGCGGCGCGGCTGACCTACGATCAGGTCAAGGCCTGCCTGCTGGACAAGGACGTGGACGCCCGCGCAGCCCTGGCGGCCCAGCCGCGCGGGCAGGAAGTGCTGGACATGCTGGAAACAGCCTTTCAGCTTTTTGCCGTGCTGCGCGCTGCGCGTGAGGCCAGGGGCAGCCTGGATTTCGATCTGCCCGAAGCCGACAGCCGACAGGACGCGGCGGGCCGGGTGGTCTGGCTGGGGCACCGGCAACGCCACAACGCCCACCGGCTGATCGAAGAATTCATGATTGCCGCCAATGAGGCCGTGGCCCGGCATCTGCGCGACGCGGGCCTGCCCTTTCTCTACCGCGTGCACCCGCAGCCCGACCCGGAGCGCCTGGAAAGCCTGTTTGACACGCTCACAGCCGCGGGCCTGCCCCTGCCGCCGCAGCCTGCGGCAACCGCGCTGCAGGGCATTTTACGGGCCGCCCACGGCACGGAGCAGGAATTTCTGGTCAACCGTCTCTGCCTGCGGGCCATGCCCCAGGCCCGCTACCAGCCCATCAATGAAGGGCACTTCGGCCTGGCCTCGGCGGCCTACTGCCACTTTACCTCGCCCATCCGCCGCTATGCCGACCTGCTGGTGCACCGGGCGCTCAAATACGCCCTGGGACACGACGTGGGCCGCCTGCCCGCCGGGCAAAAACTGCTGCGCATAGGCGACCAGCTCAACCGCAGCGAACGTGCGGCCCTGGCCTGCGAGCGTGAAATGGAACGCCGCCTGGGCTGTCTGGCCCTGCTGCCCCGCGTGGGCGAACATTTCAGCGGCGTGGTGGCCGGCCTCAATGAACACGCCCTGTTTGTGGAACTGGGGCAGATGCCTGTGGAAGGCATGATTCGGGTAGAGGACCTGGGCGGCGACTGGTACCAGTTTGACGCCCGCCGCATGGCCCTGGTGGGCGAACACAGCGGCGCGCTCTGGCGCATGGGGCAGCAGGTGGACGTGGCGCTGACCGAAGTCAACCTGGGCCGCCTGGAAATCCGCCTTTTGCCCCTGGCCCTGCCCAAAGGCGTCACCATGCGGCGCGGACGCAGCCGCCCCCAAGGACGGGACGCACGCCGCGGCCCTGCGGGCCGAACGGTGCGGACAGGCAAACCCCGTTCAGACAAACCCCGCAATGGCAAGACCCCTGCGGACAAAACCGCGCGCCGCAAGACCGCTTCGGATACGTCCGCGCGCAACGCCCGTACCCCCACCCCGACCCGCCGCTCACGCACAAGGAAGTCTTCATGA
- the yajC gene encoding preprotein translocase subunit YajC codes for MFESLAYAMGTPQAGGAPASGTDMLMQFLPLIIMFAIFWFLLIRPQQKRAKAHKQMLSELKRGDHVMTSSGLLGRILEIDDEQVLLECGEAKLRVSRGAIGGLLSGKGGNKDAAKEEKK; via the coding sequence TTGTTTGAATCCCTAGCGTATGCCATGGGCACGCCCCAGGCCGGCGGCGCTCCCGCCAGCGGTACGGACATGCTGATGCAGTTTTTGCCGCTCATTATCATGTTCGCCATTTTCTGGTTCCTGCTCATCCGTCCGCAGCAAAAGCGGGCCAAGGCGCACAAGCAGATGCTCTCCGAGCTCAAGCGCGGCGACCATGTGATGACCTCCAGCGGTCTGTTGGGACGTATCCTTGAGATCGACGACGAGCAGGTCTTGCTGGAATGCGGCGAGGCCAAGCTGCGTGTTTCGCGCGGCGCCATCGGCGGTCTGCTGTCCGGTAAGGGCGGCAACAAGGACGCAGCCAAAGAAGAAAAGAAGTAG
- the secD gene encoding protein translocase subunit SecD, with the protein MGLRWRLSLSILVFVLALVYTLPSVPVVGPALQGVLPKSKINLGLDLKGGIHLTLGVDVAKAVSNSLALAGQDLRRMAQDEKIVVLRPRVVGGTSLEFLLPRAENEPALRELLAKHFPQLSVGEPQKGDAGQLRYVAHFTGAEVKRLEGLALDQALRTIRNRIDQFGVAEPDIRKQEGNRIQVQLPGISDPRRAVQIIGQTAHLEFHLVREDVDPGKAVLPPGVIVLPLLEKNPGQHQQREGRIAVEKDAMLTGEDVADARPAFDNMNQSYVTLTFNARGGRIFERVTGESVGRRMAIVLDGKVYSAPVIRERIGGGRASISGSFTTAEAQDLAIVLRAGSLPAPVSVLEERTVGPSLGQEAIDSGMRAAMVGATAVVLFIGVYYGLSGLIADLMLCFTMLIVMAGMGAFGATLTLPGIAGIVLTIGMAVDANVLIYERIREELRLGLTPLAAVRAGFDRAAISITDSNLTSIIVTIILYQFGTGPIRGFAVTLGLGIMASMFTAIFVSRAIFEEWARHCGPKGISI; encoded by the coding sequence ATGGGTCTGCGTTGGCGATTGTCCCTGTCCATTCTGGTATTTGTCCTTGCCCTGGTCTACACCCTGCCCAGCGTGCCCGTGGTGGGGCCCGCGCTGCAGGGCGTGCTGCCCAAGAGCAAAATCAACCTCGGGCTTGACCTCAAGGGCGGCATCCACCTGACCCTGGGGGTGGACGTGGCCAAGGCCGTGAGCAACTCGTTGGCCCTGGCCGGCCAGGATCTGCGCCGCATGGCCCAGGACGAAAAAATTGTGGTGCTGCGCCCCCGCGTGGTGGGCGGCACTTCGCTGGAATTTCTCTTGCCCAGGGCGGAAAACGAACCCGCCCTGCGTGAGCTTCTGGCCAAGCATTTTCCCCAGTTGAGTGTGGGCGAACCCCAAAAGGGCGACGCCGGGCAGCTGCGCTATGTGGCCCATTTTACGGGCGCGGAAGTGAAGCGCCTGGAAGGTCTTGCCCTGGACCAGGCCCTGCGCACCATCCGCAACCGCATTGACCAGTTCGGCGTGGCCGAGCCGGATATCCGCAAACAGGAGGGCAACCGCATTCAGGTGCAGCTGCCCGGCATTTCAGACCCGCGCCGCGCCGTGCAGATCATCGGCCAGACCGCGCACCTGGAATTCCATCTGGTGCGCGAAGATGTGGATCCGGGCAAGGCCGTGCTGCCCCCCGGCGTTATTGTGCTGCCCTTGCTGGAGAAAAACCCTGGGCAGCATCAGCAGCGCGAGGGGCGCATTGCCGTGGAAAAGGACGCCATGCTCACGGGCGAGGACGTGGCCGACGCCAGGCCCGCCTTTGACAACATGAACCAGTCCTATGTGACGCTGACCTTCAACGCCCGCGGCGGCCGCATTTTTGAGCGCGTCACGGGCGAAAGCGTGGGGCGGCGCATGGCCATTGTGCTGGACGGCAAGGTCTATTCCGCCCCGGTCATCCGAGAACGCATCGGCGGCGGCCGGGCCAGCATATCGGGCAGTTTCACCACTGCCGAGGCGCAGGATCTGGCCATCGTGCTGCGCGCGGGCTCCCTGCCAGCGCCTGTCTCTGTGCTGGAAGAGCGCACCGTGGGGCCCTCTTTGGGGCAGGAAGCCATTGACAGCGGCATGCGAGCGGCCATGGTGGGCGCGACCGCCGTGGTGCTGTTCATCGGCGTCTATTACGGCCTGAGCGGCCTCATTGCCGACCTCATGCTCTGCTTTACCATGCTCATCGTCATGGCGGGCATGGGGGCCTTTGGGGCCACCCTGACCCTGCCGGGCATTGCGGGCATTGTGCTGACCATCGGCATGGCAGTGGACGCCAACGTGCTCATCTACGAGCGCATCCGCGAGGAACTACGCCTGGGGCTCACGCCGCTGGCGGCGGTGCGCGCGGGTTTTGACCGCGCGGCCATCTCCATTACGGACTCCAACCTGACGTCCATCATCGTGACCATCATCCTTTACCAGTTTGGCACAGGCCCCATCCGGGGGTTTGCCGTCACGCTGGGGCTGGGCATCATGGCCTCCATGTTCACGGCCATCTTTGTTTCGCGGGCCATTTTTGAAGAATGGGCGCGCCACTGCGGCCCCAAGGGCATCAGCATCTAG
- the secF gene encoding protein translocase subunit SecF has translation MGLSFIKHDTNIDFIGYRYWSYGISVLLILVGLGAAIWGNGLKMGIDFAGGVIVQVQFAQPVSDEALKTSLDVPALPGITTQRYGEGGRDYLLRFSKAENADATQLRTTVTGTLAAAFPGNPAEIVRLEIVGPKVGADLTNKALSALYYSILLIAVYISGRFEQRWMAGAAMAGALWGGMYVVGLTGLSMGWLVLLSLGITMGVCLALRLNFALGAVVGLLHDVLITVGLLALMGVEIDLNVMAALLTLVGYSLNDTIIVYDRLRENLRADPHMDMAALINRSVNQTLSRTILTSGTTFLATLSLFLLGGGVIHDFALTMLIGVVVGTASSIYVSSAVLLALGDTAFYVNLVQKKGQYERPGEHGVV, from the coding sequence ATGGGTTTGAGTTTTATCAAGCACGATACCAATATTGACTTTATCGGCTACCGCTACTGGTCCTATGGCATTTCCGTTCTGCTGATTCTGGTGGGGCTGGGCGCGGCCATCTGGGGCAACGGTCTCAAAATGGGCATCGACTTTGCCGGCGGCGTCATCGTGCAGGTGCAGTTTGCCCAGCCGGTGAGCGACGAGGCCCTCAAAACCAGTCTGGACGTGCCGGCCTTGCCCGGCATCACCACCCAGCGCTACGGCGAAGGCGGCCGCGACTATCTGCTGCGCTTCTCCAAAGCCGAAAACGCCGACGCCACGCAGCTGCGCACCACGGTAACCGGTACCCTGGCGGCGGCCTTTCCCGGCAACCCGGCGGAAATCGTCCGCCTGGAAATCGTGGGCCCCAAGGTGGGCGCGGATCTGACCAACAAGGCTTTGAGCGCCCTGTACTATTCCATTCTGCTCATTGCCGTATACATTTCCGGCCGTTTCGAGCAGCGCTGGATGGCCGGCGCGGCTATGGCCGGCGCCCTTTGGGGCGGTATGTATGTGGTGGGGCTTACGGGCCTGAGCATGGGCTGGCTGGTGCTGCTCTCTCTGGGCATCACCATGGGCGTCTGCCTGGCGCTGCGCCTCAACTTTGCCTTGGGCGCGGTGGTGGGCCTGCTGCATGACGTGTTGATCACCGTGGGGCTGCTGGCCCTTATGGGCGTGGAGATCGACCTTAATGTCATGGCCGCCCTGCTGACCCTGGTGGGCTATTCCCTCAACGATACCATCATTGTCTACGACCGCCTGCGAGAGAATCTGCGCGCCGACCCGCACATGGACATGGCGGCTCTGATCAACCGCAGCGTCAACCAGACCCTTTCACGCACCATCCTCACCAGCGGCACCACCTTTCTGGCCACGCTTTCCCTGTTCCTGCTGGGCGGCGGCGTCATCCACGACTTTGCCCTGACTATGCTCATCGGCGTGGTGGTGGGCACGGCTTCGTCCATCTACGTATCCTCCGCCGTGCTGCTGGCCTTGGGCGACACGGCCTTCTACGTCAACCTGGTCCAGAAAAAGGGACAATACGAGCGCCCCGGTGAACACGGCGTGGTGTAG
- a CDS encoding methyl-accepting chemotaxis protein yields the protein MAIIATVLVVFSVYSTGTTQHIVTEKVSHILETKSKTALTYLLSSCAATVEKALQDNLDTARTTGKIFEVLHAQPQKEHLRELVTTILRANLENNPAYLGSYSAWEPNALDGNDMAYANTTAHDASGRFITYWNRDAAGKINRQALVDYESQGTHPNGVRKGGWYLTPRETGKESVLDPIPYTIQGKTEWLTTISVPIKEKGKFLGVSGTDLRLTFLQKMAEEVNQKIYSGKGRLLIISHQGLLVADSANPGMVGKPLSESLPQSEDILRDVQSGKEAMRADSSGKQILGCAPVALGRSGKFWSVLVQLPREVVLADAVALQNELEARASTDVLWQITVGAVITLLGLAVLWYFAGTLTRPLVRATVFAEHVAQGNFDQQLNVRQQDEIGILADALRTMVAELQEMIGRAKAKGEEAQKAMGEAQQAMREAQEAKARAEHAKAEGMLAAARQLEGVVEIITSASEELSAQIEQSSRGAEEQSGRVRETATAMEEMNATVREVASNALQAANASHETKEKAQEGADIVNKAVSGIKTVREQALAVKDDMAQLGNQAEAIGKVMNVIADIADQTNLLALNAAIEAARAGEAGRGFAVVADEVRKLAEKTMAATQEVGEAIHGVQEGTRKNITNVEQAAAAIESATSLSLKSGESLQQILALVAEVNDQVQSIATASEEQSAASDEINHSVEQVSTISMQTAQAMVQANRAVVDLAEQSHVLQSLIADMKKQG from the coding sequence ATGGCGATAATCGCAACGGTGCTTGTTGTCTTTAGTGTATATTCAACAGGTACAACACAGCATATTGTCACGGAAAAAGTTTCTCACATCCTGGAAACAAAAAGCAAAACAGCGCTTACCTATCTTTTGTCATCCTGCGCTGCAACGGTAGAAAAAGCCCTGCAGGACAACCTGGACACGGCCCGCACTACCGGAAAGATTTTTGAAGTATTGCACGCCCAACCGCAAAAAGAGCACCTTCGCGAACTGGTGACCACCATCCTGCGCGCCAACCTGGAAAATAACCCGGCCTATCTCGGTTCTTATTCGGCTTGGGAACCCAATGCCCTGGACGGCAACGACATGGCCTATGCCAACACCACGGCGCACGACGCCAGCGGGCGTTTCATCACTTACTGGAATCGCGATGCCGCAGGCAAAATCAACCGTCAGGCTCTGGTGGATTACGAAAGTCAGGGCACGCATCCCAATGGCGTGCGTAAGGGTGGTTGGTACCTGACCCCCAGGGAGACGGGTAAGGAAAGCGTCCTTGATCCTATCCCCTACACCATTCAGGGCAAGACAGAATGGCTGACCACTATTTCTGTGCCCATCAAGGAAAAAGGCAAATTCCTGGGCGTGTCTGGCACAGACCTGCGGCTGACCTTCCTGCAAAAAATGGCTGAGGAGGTTAATCAAAAAATATATTCAGGCAAAGGTCGGCTGTTGATTATCAGCCATCAGGGCTTGCTGGTGGCGGACAGCGCCAATCCCGGCATGGTGGGCAAGCCGCTGAGCGAGTCTCTGCCCCAAAGTGAAGACATCCTGCGCGACGTGCAGTCGGGCAAAGAAGCCATGCGGGCGGACTCTTCCGGCAAACAGATTTTGGGCTGCGCCCCGGTAGCTTTGGGGCGCTCCGGCAAGTTCTGGTCTGTATTGGTGCAGTTGCCGCGCGAGGTTGTGCTTGCAGATGCCGTGGCCCTGCAAAATGAGCTGGAAGCCCGCGCCAGCACCGATGTCCTGTGGCAGATAACCGTGGGCGCGGTTATTACACTTCTGGGTCTTGCGGTCCTGTGGTACTTTGCAGGAACCCTCACCCGGCCTCTGGTACGGGCCACAGTCTTTGCAGAGCATGTGGCACAGGGGAATTTTGACCAGCAGCTTAATGTGCGTCAGCAGGACGAGATCGGCATCCTGGCTGATGCGTTGCGCACCATGGTAGCAGAACTGCAAGAGATGATCGGTCGGGCTAAAGCCAAGGGCGAAGAAGCCCAGAAGGCTATGGGCGAAGCGCAGCAAGCCATGCGGGAGGCGCAGGAGGCCAAAGCCAGGGCAGAGCACGCCAAGGCCGAAGGCATGTTGGCCGCCGCACGCCAGCTGGAGGGTGTTGTTGAAATTATTACGTCGGCTTCAGAGGAGCTTTCCGCCCAGATTGAGCAGTCCAGCAGGGGAGCTGAAGAGCAGTCCGGTCGCGTGCGGGAAACGGCCACGGCTATGGAAGAAATGAATGCCACAGTGCGCGAGGTGGCGAGCAATGCGCTGCAGGCCGCCAATGCTTCCCATGAAACCAAAGAAAAGGCTCAGGAGGGCGCGGACATAGTCAATAAGGCCGTCAGCGGCATTAAAACGGTGCGTGAGCAGGCCTTGGCTGTTAAAGACGATATGGCCCAGTTGGGCAATCAAGCGGAAGCCATCGGCAAGGTCATGAACGTTATCGCCGATATCGCGGATCAGACCAATCTACTGGCCCTCAACGCGGCCATTGAGGCGGCCCGCGCCGGCGAAGCCGGACGCGGTTTTGCCGTCGTGGCCGACGAAGTGCGCAAACTGGCGGAAAAAACTATGGCCGCCACGCAGGAAGTGGGCGAAGCCATCCACGGTGTGCAGGAAGGCACGCGCAAAAACATCACCAATGTGGAACAGGCCGCCGCAGCTATTGAAAGCGCCACGTCCCTCTCCCTCAAATCCGGAGAATCTTTGCAGCAGATACTGGCTCTGGTGGCCGAGGTCAACGACCAGGTGCAGTCCATAGCCACGGCCAGCGAAGAGCAATCCGCCGCCAGCGACGAGATTAACCATTCCGTGGAACAGGTGTCCACCATCTCGATGCAGACCGCCCAGGCCATGGTGCAGGCAAATCGTGCCGTGGTTGATCTGGCGGAGCAATCGCATGTACTGCAAAGCCTGATTGCCGATATGAAAAAACAGGGCTGA
- a CDS encoding LysR substrate-binding domain-containing protein: MELKHLRYFLTVAAERSVSRASLQLNVSQPSVSRVIHELEDEISIPLFYRTSSGMTLTSSGEKFFMYANRVLSIMNEAKFEICKIERSNSIINVGFCSSIYIFEIIEKLKYVGYNVKNLRFFEFNSMKQIAAVKDKLLDLAIIRYADDFSFPDLECLPFFNNEIFAVVPASHRLSGKKSIYLRELKDEKFVVLKRDVHENMNKLLCDACAVSGFSPDITFCANGFMSALATIATGVCVGLLPRNIANAAIPGYVYLPINGGNYCVESACVYRRNEKNASVIELAEKIKLCYSNEICKQCEG, from the coding sequence ATGGAACTGAAACACCTTAGATATTTTTTAACTGTAGCTGCAGAAAGAAGCGTTTCAAGGGCTTCTTTGCAGCTAAATGTATCGCAGCCGTCAGTGAGTCGCGTAATACATGAATTAGAGGATGAAATAAGCATTCCACTTTTCTATAGAACGTCATCCGGCATGACATTGACTTCTTCTGGTGAAAAATTTTTCATGTATGCTAACAGAGTACTGTCAATAATGAATGAGGCAAAATTTGAAATATGCAAAATTGAGCGTAGCAACAGCATCATAAATGTTGGTTTTTGTTCAAGCATATATATATTTGAAATTATAGAAAAGCTAAAATATGTTGGATACAATGTAAAAAATTTACGCTTTTTTGAGTTCAACTCCATGAAACAAATAGCTGCTGTAAAGGATAAGCTGCTTGATCTTGCTATAATACGATATGCTGATGATTTTTCGTTTCCAGATCTCGAATGTTTACCATTTTTTAATAATGAGATTTTTGCCGTAGTACCGGCATCACACCGGCTTTCTGGAAAAAAATCAATTTATTTGCGTGAGTTGAAAGATGAAAAGTTTGTTGTTCTCAAAAGAGACGTGCACGAAAATATGAATAAGCTCCTTTGTGATGCTTGCGCCGTATCGGGATTCAGCCCAGACATCACATTTTGCGCCAATGGCTTCATGTCGGCACTGGCCACTATCGCCACCGGCGTCTGTGTGGGGCTGCTGCCGCGCAACATCGCCAATGCTGCTATTCCTGGCTACGTCTATCTTCCGATCAATGGCGGAAACTACTGTGTAGAGTCGGCCTGTGTATATAGGCGGAATGAAAAAAATGCCTCAGTTATTGAATTGGCAGAAAAAATTAAGCTCTGCTATTCAAATGAAATTTGTAAACAATGCGAGGGATAA